The sequence TAAAGGTAAATCTTGTCACTTCAATAAAAACACACATGCAATTTCGACGGTGTAAAATGTGCATTTTCAATGTATCACAAGAGGTTCTTGTACGTGTAAATAACTCAAAATTTAATATCATTCAGTTTATCATTATCGATGAATGCGAGAGACTCTATATCCTTACTATATCATAATGAGGTTAATAACATCTTAACTTAAGGGTATTGCCCAAATCATGAATATAataatctatattttaaaacataaggATAATTAATGTTGGAGATGTGACATGACATCTAACCATTATTAGATTGATAATGTATAAATTCATTAGAAAAACTAGATTTGATCATTTTAATAGATTTTCAAGTTTATGTTTTATCATTctttcaacataataataatttatcgtTTACTCCACACCTCATCTTTCCACTATCTCATTaccttaatttttaattacgacCGTCCCATTACACTAATGGAGAAAAAAATTActaataaaattcaaatttataaaaatatatttagtgGCAACACATGTGCTCAGTGCACTATTAAGTAACTTTTAGCTAATTATTTATACACTCACTCTGTTTGAGCCCAATGTGTAAGAGGACTTTTTATTCGTCGTTTCGGTAGAACGAATGTTCTTATCTTAGTGTTAGTCATTACATTTATTGAAAGGAGCATATTTTTACATCGAGATCCAGCACAAACTTCATTATCTCAAGCCAAGATGATCCACAAATCAAACCTTTTGGTGAAGTTTGAACCGAGTTTTATTAATCCTGTGGgaacctcgggtgctaatctcctcttaaggggcaattaatgaataagaatCATAAAATTTCCATACATTcgtaaattcatcttttcactcttattcggaatttaaatcttaaatcccgtcattaagaacttaatattttcggactTTACAAATCTCTTGCTTCTATATACCACATTACAATGGAGTGTGTATCTACGACATCTTATTCGGTATCCATTAATGGACACTTCCATGGTTTTTTTGAAGGGATGAGAGGATTAAGACAAGGTGACCCGTTATCGCCTCTACTTTTCACACTTTGTCTTGAACCCCTCACGAGAGAATTAAAGGCAATGTTGGAGTCATCACTATCATCTAACTTTAATTATCATCCGGGTTGTGCGCCTCTTGGCATCACTCATCTTGCCTATGCGGATGACTTACTCTTATTTTCCCGTGGGGACTTTATGAGTGTCGAAGTGTTATATGGGTGTTTGACATGCTTTAGTGAGATGTCGGGAGTCAAGATCAATCTTTTGAAGTCGAATGTTTTTATGGCGGGTATTCCGAGTATGGAGAAAGAGGCTAATGAAGGGAAACTACCGTTCCGCTATCTTGGGATACCGATCTATTCATCGAGACTTAGGACTTCTGATTATAGTTTGTTGTCGACGTGGCCGAAACAATCTCTTTCTTATGTcgggaaaatttaattaattagatcTGTTCTAGAAGGAGTTGAATGCTTTTGGCTGTCTATATTGCCTCTTCCGACAAATATCATTGATGATATTTATACTATTTGCCGGAAATTCCTTTGGAACACTAACAGGCCTCCGATTGCTTGGAAGGAAGTGTGTAAGCCTATTGAGGATGGTGGGTTGGGATTGAAAAACCTTTCGGCGTGGAACCGTTCTCTTCTCGCTAAAACACTCTGGAAGATTCATAGACGAAAGGAATCTGATACCTCGtgaaattattttaacccgAACCCGTTCATTATGGGTTTACGAGGGTTGGCCCAATTagggaattattattattattattattattattattattattattattattattattatataaggtCCAACCCAATTTTCTACCTGTTAGGTCTCAGGACCTGGGCTGCTGTTAATGGGCCGACCCGAGCTGGGGCCCAATGAGCTGGGTTAGATTTTAATGGGCCGCGTACAATCCTTTTACAATTCAAGTGGGATTCTGATATATACGAGATAAGCTTagatcttttcaaatatttatgagatAGAGATAAGCTTACAAAGGGACCAATGAGTGAAGAGTCCCACTCCATGACATGTTATAATTctactaggtaacttactctatttttactataaatacaggtattgttatggtGGTATTCATTCATTACTCACCATTCATTattcactctcacttttatCTTCACGCACTTATATTCTCTCGTTTTTgtattaatcataccctctgccttcaagacactgacttaggcatcggaggggtcacgccaaaAACACTTTCGGtgccccttgacctagctgttaCTCGCGCAGATTTTAGTggtgcccgacccgacctgttTCATAAAGGATTTGGAGGATctattctaccagaccgaacccgaggtaaaatttcgacatcatcaattggcgccgtctgtgggaatttgaagaaaaatagtTTCGATGGCTAATCAGAATGGAGATCACCCAAATTTAGAGGAACTAATAGCTCAGGCTGTTCAGAGGGCTTTGGCAGAAAGAGAAGAGGTCAATCCTCTGCACCCCGAGCATAATTTCCACCTCGATGAGATCAAAAAGTTGAAGGAGGAGATGGAGCAGCTAAGGAAAAAGCAGGCCGGGTACCTAGCTACCATAACAAGAAACATTCCTTTTACTCAGGAGATATTGGACGCCGACCTCCCCAAGCAATTCAAATTGCCTCATGTCGGGGAGTATGATGGCAAAGGGGATCCTGAAGACCATTTGGCACGCTTCGAGAATGCATCTCtgttacataaatattctgatcAGATCAAGTGTAGGGTTTTCCTCACTACTGTCATAGGACCAGCCCAGCAATGGTTCAATATGCTACGCCCTGGGGAGATCAAGGAATTCAAGGATTTTAGCAAATCATTTTTGCACCATTTTGCTAGTAGCAAAAAGCATCCCACCACTACTTTCAGCCTTTTTGCAATCAAGCAACGGGAACATGAATATCTGAGAGCCTATATCCGCAGGTTCAGTGCCTCGGCTCTCGAGGTACCCATGGCTACAAAAGATCTGCCTATCAGTGCCTTCATGCAAGGGCTGgatacaaaatattttcttaaatctttaattaaagGGCGCCAGAAACATACGAGGAATTACTCGCCCGAGCTGAAAAATATGTCAACATGGAAGAAATACAGGTTTCGCGGGCAGCTATGAAGAGGGAACGGCCAAAAAGTCCAAAGAGCAATAGGGTTCCGAGCAGTAATTCGGGGATGGGACAACCATTCCGGCCCGCATTATTGGGAGAATTCACCTCTCTCACTCCTTTACGCATGAGCAAAGTTCGAGCTCTACAAATTTGTGACGATCGTAAACTCACATAGAGGCCTCCCTGGGCTGAGAAGGGACCTCGAAACAGGGAATCATATAAATATTGTCACTTTCACAATGAGTATGGACATACTACGGAGGACTGTCGTCAATTAGATCAAGAAATTGAAAGGATAATACAACAACATTCtgagttgaaaaatatattgacCCGTCAAGAGGGGTATCGCCCGAACAGGGGACAGGGAGGAAGGTCAAGACAAAGAGCCAGGACTGCTCCTCCCCATGAAGATTTTAACCAACCCAATCAAGACCAGCCCAGGGATGACCGAGCGCATCAGAGACCAGCCTCGTCTGCTCGAGGAATTATCAACATGATTTCTGGAGGCCCCACTGATGGAGATTCCAACCGAGCTAGGAAAACTAGTAGCAGAAAATTAGTAAATATGGAGATCGGCAATCAAATTGTCCATAATGGCCCGACCCTCTCTTTTGGGTCGGAAGATCTGAAAGGGATTTCTAACAACCATAATGATGCACTGGTAATAAGGGCCATGGTCGCAAATTATGATGTAGCACGGATATTCGTGGATTCAGGCAGCTCTGTCAACGTCCTATTTCAGGAAGCAATAAATCAAATGGAATTGGGGCAATACAAGATAGAGCCAGTCGCAACATCACTCTTTGGTTTCACAGGTCATGCCATCCGACCTATGGGGTTGGTGCATTTACCCCTAACTCTGGGTAAGAGCAATATCCGCAAAACCAAGATTGTGAGTTTCATTATTGTTGATGCTCCATCTGCCTATAATGCCATACTAGGCAGACCTGCCATGACCACTTTCATGGTTGTGGCATCAACCCTGCATCAAAAAATAAAGTTCCCGGTGGGTAATGAGGTTGAGGAAGTACAAGGTGATCAAGTTATCGCACGCAAGTGTTATGTGGAGGAGGACAGAATAGAACAAAAAGTGGCCAGGACTGACAATGTTGACAGACCTGGACATTCGGGCATGGAACAAGTCAAACTGATAGAAGAAACATCTGTCACTGCTGAACAATAAATTGAGGAAGTCATGATCTTCCCTCCTTCGGGGATGGTAAAAATTGCTCGCACTCTTGAGGCAGAGTTGAAGCGACCACTATTGGAATGCTTGGAAAAAAATAAGGATGTCTTTGCATGGTCAGTATCGGACCTGGTAGGGGTGCGCCGGGAGGCCGCAGAgcataagctcaatgtaataaggGGTTGTCGCCCTATTATTCAAAAGAAACGTCACTTTGGTCCTGAAAAATATGCGGTAATAAAGGAGAAAGTGGACGAGTTACTCAGGGCTGGGCATATTGAAGAAATCCACTTCCCGACCTGGTTGTCTAACATAGTCCTAGTTCCAAAGTCTACGGGAAAGTGGCGCATGTGTGTAGATTTTCGAGATTTGAATAAAGCATGCCCTAAATATTGTTACCCCTACCTAGAATTGATCAGCTAGTTGATTCGACTGCAGGGCATGAATTACTCAGTTTTTTGGATGCTTACCAGGGATATCACCAAATTCCCTTGGAAAAAGAGGACAAAGACAAATTGAGTTTTGTCACATCAACAGGAACTTATTTCTATGTGGTCATGCCGTTTGGACTCAAAAATGTCAGGGCAACATATCAGAGATTAATGGACAAAGTATTCGAGCAACAAATTGGAAAAAATATTGAAGTCTACGATGATGATATCTTAATCAAAACCCGAACTGCAGACCAGTTCATCACCGACCTGGCTCAAACATTCCAGACactgaaaaattatcaattgaAGTTAAACCCTAGCAAGTGTACTTTTGGAGTCCGGGTTGGAAAATTCCTGGGTTATATGGTTACGAGAAGGGGAATTGAGGCAAATCCTGAAAAAGTCCAAGCTATCATTTCTATGAGCTCGCCCAGAAATATACAGGAGGTACAAAGGTTAACAGGAAGAATTACCGCATTAGCCCGGTTTATAAGCAGATCTGCGGATAaaagtttatccttctttaaagtacTACGAAAGACCAAAAATTTCGAATGGAATGAGGAAAGTGAGAAGGCCTTCCAGGATTTGAAGGcctatttaaaacaatttcCTGTGTTGAATAAGCCTATTCAAGGGGAAGAGTTGTTCCTATATCTGGCGGTCATACCCCGAGCAGCCAGTTCAGTCCTGGTCAGGAAGGACGGAGAAAATCATTAGCCTGTTTATTTTGTGATTCATGTCTTGAAGGGAGCCGAGCTCAATTACTTAACCCAAGAAAATCTTGCCTTAGCTTTGGTAATCACCGCAAGAAAATTACGTCCTTACTTCCTGTCACATTCCATCACTGTGCTCACCAACAGCGTTCTGGGAAAAATTACAACTAATCCAGACGCATCGGGTAGACTGGTCAGATGGATCATAGAATTGAGTGAGTACGATATCAAGTTTGAACCTTGAACACCTATAAAAGCTCAAGCCCTGGCTGACTTCTTGGCGGAGATAGTCTAGCTAGAACAAGAAGAGCTATGGAAGATTATTGTAGATGGGTCATCATGTCAGTCAGGGAGTGGAGCTGGAATTGTGATCATCTCACCTTGGGGTGAAGAAACTAATATCTCAATCAGATTGGACTTTAGAGTCTCTAACAATGAAGCAGAATATGAGGCACTATTACTTGGACTCAAGGCAGCACGAAATTTGGGTATTTCCCGGGCTACTCTATATTCCGATTCCCATCTAGCTATTCAGCAGAGCAACGGAAAGTTTGAGATCAATGGATGGACTTCCAGCGATATGGGTCCGGGTAATCCACTGGTTTTCgttatgggagccacctcttgatgcgacggcgcagcgtgctacataccagggcccggtctgtctcggTTATCTTTTTCTTGACCttgagttatagggagttcactttgcatgcatgtatactcatactctcgtgctgagtaTTTTATTCTCACGTATCGTATtatgtgtttctggacaccctattccatggggcaggtttgcgattggacgaggcgggtggatccaagaggggctaggcagtggttggccagcgggagcttcgtttaggttttatttatgttgtatTTGGGTTCATACAGcgattcgatctggttgtataatatttggatatttgCAGATCCCTTCCCTTGGGATGGTTTATTGTTTTATGTTTCCGTAGTTTAATTCTGAtgactgtttgattaagttaattgcatgcctaagttttatttagtaggtgatctcagtaagggtcactacatttatggtatcagagcatgcatagtattcttgggatttagattctgcttAAGATAACCGTAAgataattttgtagatggcaaactacgatgatgagagtagccaCGGAAGTGGAGGTGGTCATTGGGGCGATGTCAACCGGGAGCGCCACCGAGAACGCCGTCATCGGCATCATGATGATGAGTGTTTCACTGTACGTCGATTCTTAGTTGGAGGGGAATCTCCGGAAGAAGCGGAGGACTGGTTAGACCGTATGGAGACGACCTTCTGGACGTTTCACTGCACCGATGATCATAAGATGGAGACACTTGGCTATCTTCTTGAGGGatgagcccgtaggtggtggaggtttacttctacaccctTTGTCacagcgagaggagtggccacctgggccgagttccgcacagctttccagaagctgtactttcctcctgcactccgtcagacgAAGGCAGGGGAGTTACTGAGTTTACGACAGGGAGCGATGTCTATCGAGAAGTATCAGCAGAAATTCTTTGATTTGTTGTCTTATTGCccggagattgctgacagctccgaTATGAAGTACAacatgttccttcagggccttaaccctgagatccatgaccgtgtggtggTTGACAACGATACATcttatgagggtttggtgagctgtTGTCACCacgcggaggacagca comes from Henckelia pumila isolate YLH828 chromosome 4, ASM3356847v2, whole genome shotgun sequence and encodes:
- the LOC140861718 gene encoding uncharacterized protein, translating into MANQNGDHPNLEELIAQAVQRALAEREEVNPLHPEHNFHLDEIKKLKEEMEQLRKKQAGYLATITRNIPFTQEILDADLPKQFKLPHVGEYDGKGDPEDHLARFENASLLHKYSDQIKCRVFLTTVIGPAQQWFNMLRPGEIKEFKDFSKSFLHHFASSKKHPTTTFSLFAIKQREHEYLRAYIRRAPETYEELLARAEKYVNMEEIQVSRAAMKRERPKSPKSNRVPSSNSGMGQPFRPALLGEFTSLTPLRMSKVRALQICDDHQEIERIIQQHSELKNILTRQEGYRPNRGQGGRSRQRARTAPPHEDFNQPNQDQPRDDRAHQRPASSARGIINMISGGPTDGDSNRARKTSSRKLVNMEIGNQIVHNGPTLSFGSEDLKGISNNHNDALVIRAMVANYDVARIFVDSGSSVNVLFQEAINQMELGQYKIEPVATSLFGFTGHAIRPMGLVHLPLTLGKSNIRKTKIVSFIIVDAPSAYNAILGRPAMTTFMVVASTLHQKIKFPVGNEVEEVQGDQVIARKCYVEEDRIEQKVARTDNVDRPGHSGMEQVKLIEETSVTAEQ